One genomic region from Arthrobacter sp. YN encodes:
- a CDS encoding stage II sporulation protein M, translating to MDIDAFSAVHGDKWSRLHFLAHKRRLTGAEADELLRLYQTVSGHLSLIRSVAPETALSATLSAGLAQARTRFTGARSNFMEDLARFFVISLPAAFYRIRWLTLWCGLAFVVVAGAYALWIGTSAEALRAVGSDARIQQYVDEDFIDYYSENPAASFAGAVWTNNAWISAQAVAFGVTGFWVPYILFMNAQGLGIAAGLFLATGKMDVFFSYILPHGLMELTAVFIACAAGLKIFWAMVRPGPRTRLQAVADEGRSLITIALGLVLVLLVSGMVEGFVTPSPLPVWAKITIGALVLAGYWVYTLVLGGRAARTGVTGDLDANDAGYRSIAA from the coding sequence GTGGACATCGACGCCTTCTCGGCCGTACATGGGGACAAATGGTCCAGGCTTCATTTTCTTGCGCATAAGCGCCGTCTCACTGGAGCCGAAGCCGATGAGTTGTTGCGGCTCTATCAGACGGTGTCAGGGCATTTGTCCCTGATCCGCTCGGTGGCTCCGGAGACAGCGTTGTCCGCCACGCTGTCCGCAGGGCTGGCACAGGCCCGGACCCGGTTCACGGGGGCGCGCTCGAATTTCATGGAGGACCTGGCCCGGTTCTTCGTTATCTCCTTGCCCGCGGCGTTCTACCGGATCCGCTGGTTGACCCTGTGGTGCGGACTGGCTTTCGTGGTGGTGGCAGGGGCGTACGCCCTGTGGATTGGAACGTCGGCGGAGGCGCTGAGGGCGGTGGGCAGTGATGCCAGGATCCAGCAGTATGTGGACGAAGACTTCATCGACTACTACTCGGAGAACCCGGCTGCCTCATTTGCCGGCGCCGTGTGGACCAACAACGCCTGGATTTCTGCCCAGGCCGTGGCGTTCGGAGTCACCGGATTCTGGGTGCCGTACATCCTGTTCATGAATGCCCAAGGCCTGGGCATCGCCGCGGGACTCTTCCTGGCGACGGGGAAGATGGATGTCTTCTTCAGCTACATCCTTCCGCATGGACTGATGGAACTGACTGCAGTGTTCATCGCCTGTGCAGCGGGCCTTAAGATCTTCTGGGCCATGGTGCGGCCGGGGCCCCGTACACGGCTGCAGGCTGTGGCTGACGAGGGGCGTTCCCTGATCACGATTGCGCTGGGGTTGGTGCTGGTCCTGCTCGTTTCCGGAATGGTGGAGGGATTCGTGACGCCCAGCCCACTGCCCGTGTGGGCGAAGATCACTATCGGTGCCCTGGTTCTGGCCGGGTATTGGGTCTACACGTTGGTGCTCGGTGGCAGGGCCGCACGGACCGGTGTTACCGGGGACCTGGACGCGAACGACGCCGGATATCGCAGCATCGCTGCGTAG